The nucleotide sequence tatACTATAATCTTACCAAgaataaatgttaaatattaataaacgcgtataaatactgattttattacaattaactGATAAATGTCTAGTTTACACGCGTTCGATAGTATCAAAAcgtaattttgtaacataattttGATCTTGTTAGTATACATATAAGATAGAACGGTATCACAACGGTGAACATTAAACTTGCTAAAACAGTTGCATATTAGTTTCTTAAATAGTAATACATATTGGTCCCTTTCATAAACCTATTAATATCCAAAGTTCGATCTTTCTTCTCTGAGCGAGTATCCTAGTAGCAAGTAAATAGTTGATCGTATTTACCTTTAATTATACCAgaacataataaattaataagttaaGAGTGATTAACAGATAAGGTATCGAATAATGACTAGTTTACGAATCGCTGTCGTTTTTGATGGCCTTTAAAAGAATCAGacttatatttctataatttaactGAACATCTCGATAAAATTCTTGCCTAATCGATCCTTTGTCTCATAACGGTATCGGTTTCTTATAAAACAGGTGTTTATCGTCGACATTTTAGCATTGAGCTGACAAGCAACATGTGTCGGGCATTGAGCCAGTTTCTCATACGTTGTAGTCTAGATATGCGGTTGTTGAACATTTTCGAACTAACCCGGCAGGTTAAACCCCCAGGGAAAGATTACAACGTGAACCGTTCTTAATTCACAGGAAGATCTCGCTACGTGGCATTCCTTTATTAGGTGTAAATTTTTATACGCACCGACAATGTTTCTTCATCGTGTCATCGTAGAAGTCGTAGAAAACAGAGGAGGATGGGGGTGGTGTTTGAGGAAATTTACGAATATCCCTGCGACTTTAAAGATCGATGCCCGATTTCATGCCCGACGAAGAAATTTAGTAACATaggaacttctaaatttctcttACGTCTGGCCTAGAGCCATACAGCGAGATTCCATCGTACCGCAATCGTACCGCTATACTGTAATTCTTCTCTATAATATACTTGTTTCTACAGGTAGAAACAACAAACACCGGATGCACCGTATCTCGGAATTTCTGCTGTACATTATACTTTATACGATGGATTAAATAAGTTGCCGTCAAACAAGAGTTACGTTAGGCCACTGCAGTTCTTGTTGATATCGATCATTGATCGTGGTGACATCGCAGAAGCATCTACCGTGTTGTTCCACCCTGATCCATCGTGGAATAGTCTTTCTGTGTACCAAACTTGACACCTCGATTTCGATCTCGTCGTAATAGATTGCCGATGGTTCCGGTGAACAGCTCATGTCAGGACTCGTACAGCATCCCGAGTGTCCGTCGCAACGTTTCAAAACAACGTAGACAGGTTTTACTGGGCTCTCTCCAGAATTTTGCTGAACATCCCGCATCAGGTCCCTCAAGTTGTATGCTCGAGATTGTGGTTCTTTGCAGACAAACTTTTGTGACATTTTCACCGCATGGGTCAAGTTCATTTTTCTGCCACTTCGATGATGATTTTCACCGTTCACCGCTGATTGGACTATGTTGTCCAGAGTCAGCGGGACAAGTATCATCAACTTTAACAAGGACGACTTTAACGATCCACTTTTCATGCCTCGTTTCTATGATCGTGGTCCAGCAAATCTTATCACTGGCGCAGCTTCTTCTTGATCGGAGATTAGTTTAGTTTGTCGGAGATTCACCCTCATGAATTAGGTTTCTGCGGCCACGAACACGTTGTGGCCGATTCGTCACCTTTCTTCTATACGAATCACTGACACGCACTCGTATCAAGAGGCATCCAACTGAGACTTTCCTGCTGCCAGAAGTGTATTTATACGTGCAGGAGCTTGCACACATGCTTGACACGCAAGGTATACGCGCATCGATAGAGATTCATGCGTACGTATAATGATTCGAATTCGCGGTAACGCTTAATTACGCGATCCTTCGATCGTTTTAGATATATCCTGTGTTGCACGGGGCCAATACCTTAAGCGGTGTTCCACCCTCTCTCGTGATTCGTACTTTGACACGAACGTATCTCTTAACGCGACAACACAGTTACTATTCTTAACTGAACGAACAATAACAAATCACGATTAATAAACTCGTTTCGAATTTCCATACTGTAGTCTTACGAGCAACTCGACTGTTCGACACGTTTTAGTCATTGAGATCGACTAACctttcgataaaacgagaaacgGCTTTCTATCAAAGTCGAACTTCGACTTTCTTTACTTTTTCATCTATTTTTCATGTACTCGGTATGTCATCGTAATCACGAAAGCGGCAAACTacgtaatatacatatacgtacttAATCGTCTTATCAGTGAATTAAACGTTTACTATATTTTCTCTTAACTGGACAAAGCATCGGTGATAAATAacttataaatatgtaatatcgTTTTAATTGCGGAAACAAGCTTTCGATTCATTGAAGTTTCCCAGAGTATGGTCCTGAATCGACAACGTTATCGTTGCATTCTCGTTTCCTTGGAAATTACAATTGACTCATTTCTTCCGTGATTCATCAGGACTCGGGTTCAATGAATGCCTGAAAGAAAATCGATTTTGCTTCGCTGCACCTAATCTTCCCTGCAAAATGAACCATCTTCCGAGTAGTAGAAAAGTCTAAAAGCAGAAGTGTCTCATGGAACATTAACTTTCTTCTTCGGTGCCGAGGAGTTTTTCACGAACGGTTTACGATCGGGTATCGCtggaaaaataaaacaaaataaacatcCAAAGTTATTCTTCCGCGACGGTTTCTTTCCTATTGTCTAGCTATCCATGGACATCAACGGGTATGTACTATCGTGGGTGTAGCCAGGTCGTAGACAACAGGATTCAATTTTTATCTTATGTTAAATTCCGTCATGTTACATAAGTATATGCAAGATATTATACACGCTCTTTTTCGACCGATGATTACCTATTTGCACTGTGCCAAAGACAGAGTATTCGTATACGTAGCGAAGCAAGAATGGAAAGGATCGCTCGTCTCCGCCGGAGATAAcataaaattctattaactGATATTTTCTATGTAAAAAGTTTTCGTAAACATCAAATAAATCGATTGGTATCGTTCTTAGTTGCCAATTCAGAAAAGCAATACGCTATCGGAACTTGGCTGCTGGCCAAACGAAAGCTACAAGAACGGAATGTATTGGTCAGGTTCGAGTCAGAGCCGGATTAGATCCTGACaaagtttcattaatttaacGTCAAATAGCatcgaataaaatttttgtctaCGATGCGTCACGGTATTCAGTTTTATCGCGTTCTTAATGTTATTTAActctgtaataattatttttatccgCGCGACTATATTTCTTCGCGTAATAAAACAATCTTGTTCGTACGTAACgagaagaatttcgaaattgttcGATAATATCCTCTATCAAACGAAGAATaaatatcttgtattttatcTAGTTACGGTAAGGCACAGGACATTCGAAATTTTAGTCGTCGAGAAAAAAAATGACATATTTGTCAATTCGTTCGAGTTGGCTAATAATGCGTTTCGTTTAATTTCAAACGGAAGCCTCGACGAGCAACACGATTTGGGATTACCCACGACAAAAATGcacattttatttatgaaacgttATTTGTCGGATTTCCTCGCATTTCCTTTATGTATATTTCTTTCGTGGAACTTTCGCAGCCCCAAGAAAAATGAACTCTTTCCTTATTTGTTTCTAAACGACACTTCCTTTTGACACTcgcaaatattaattacataaattcatTAGACGACACGCGTACTAAGACCTATTACCACTTTAATtccatttttaattgttctcgAAGGGATGGTGATATATTATAACGGCGATATTGAAATTGAGAAAGAATAACGGAAGaggaataaaaaatgaaagtaaaaacAATATGCTCATAATGTAAGACGTTACGTgcataatagataaaataagtTAAAGTTTTTATGAAACTGTTAAAAGaaaaacttaattaattatcgaagcggaaacgaaatattttattttgaaaaagaaaaaagaaaaatattaccgATTGACGTGAATCATCAACTAACCAGTTTTGCTTCGAGTTTTCGTTACTGGTCATTCGTGTATTGAATGATATTTTATACGCGTATCCATACTTCCACCTTGATAGAAAGTCAAAATGCGTGCGTCAGAAACTTCTTTCTTTAGAAAATTTCACTCGAATGATTTCTACATCGTTAATAGCACCATAAAGAATTAAGACAAATACATGTGTATGCGTTGTCATAACGATATCAAATTATAAACTTACCGGTCAAATCATTAAATCTTACATTAAcgaatatttacataaaaaatttgtaagaattCGAATTCTTTCTTAAATATATTCAACGTTTTATGTATATCACGGtagtatcatttttattataacacttACAGACGACACGATTACCTTTTAGAACCAGCAATTCATTTGACGTAACTGGGATCTCCCTAACGCGACGATCTGATTTACCGGTTACACGCATTTGTAATTCCAATTTCGTACGGCAAAGAAGCGACACTATTACTTCCATGTGAATTACCACAAATCGCTTATTCACACTTCTATAAATAGAACCTACCGTTCCATTATTCCAACAACATCGCGATTTCAATCCGTTATGAACACGTGGATAGAACGAAATAATAGTTGGACAAGTATCAATCGGCCTGTTGCTTCGCATACGTGCTAAATCTCACGCGATCCAATCACTGTAAAATCAACAATTTAACCGTCACTCATGATTTTGTTCGAAGTGTATTATCGAACTCGTCGCAAGTAACAATTTATTCGCAATTTGCCTAGAAAAAATAATGATACGCTCATTCATATTTTATcgacgaatttccaaatttccgaacttAGATATATAGATAGTTTTAACTCTATTATCACAAAGATCTTATGTACCGCTACATCAAATACCATCGAGTTAATTCTCCGAGTCATCGTTAACCGATGCTGTCGTCACATGTATTCCAATTTAGGCAATCGATTTCGACTCTCGCTTTTCGTACAGAAAATTCATCGAACTGACGTATTATTCGTCGAGTAAAGCCATGACGCGTAACTTCGAGCCATACTACTCATAGACTTTGCGTAACAACGAAAGGTATCGATATGAATGAACCTTGTCGTAATCAGACACTTTGCAGCAACAGTATCGTGATGATTCACGGTAACCTGTCGTCCGTCGCATCATATAACTTGCAGTTTGGGGAGCTGTTTCTCGAACCACGCTGTTGTCTCGAACAGGCTCATTCAGGTTTCACTTTTATTCCTTTTTATTCGTAAAAATTAAGCACGCGATATGTAAGGACATCTTAGGATCGTGTTCCATCAGTACTATACTATGTACAATtacgtatttaaaaaaataaaagaataacgtAATcgactaattattatcaatgttatgtTAATGAAAAGTAACGATGTTTGGGACGCGATTCGTAGCGAGAAAGAGAAAACGAAGAATCTCCCGATAATTTGACCGATGACCGATGAAAATTTTGCGAAGTATGTAAGAGACGAACGAGAGGAAGAAGGTACGAGCAACGAAGAAAGGATGACTTAGTCACGCGACGTAATATGGTCCCAGTTCGAACGAGAGGCAGGACCCACTAGTTGTAATTATAGTTATCTCGACGATGTTCTCGGAACGCTTTGCTTCGAGTCCTCCTCGAGTTTACCGAGAAACGAGAGGGAGACGGTGCGAACCGTCATAGGACAACGAAGAAAGGCGGCGAGAAATCGGAAAAAGAGGGGAGGGCAGAGGGCGTCGGGCCGAGGATGAaagttacatatatatatagcaGGAGAAAGAATTCAGAGCGCAGAAGAGGGTATATAGTCGTCGGTGCCCGAACAATTGTGAATCGTGAAGCGGGAAGATCTTTCGACAGAATTAGGAGATACCTCTGGACTTTACCTATATTCGCGAAAGATATTCTCTCCTCGTTCAGGATAGAAATGAGAAGCTTCGTTTTACTATTATTCTTCGTTCGTCTCGCTTTTACTATGATCGCTAGACATCACAGGTATATACCTCCATTTAATTAAATACTAGTATTAGTCAGATGATTTTGACAGTCGCGTGAAAATGATCGGTTTCATTTGCAGAGACAGCGGTTTTTTGAATCACGTACAGTTG is from Megachile rotundata isolate GNS110a chromosome 2, iyMegRotu1, whole genome shotgun sequence and encodes:
- the LOC105663651 gene encoding uncharacterized protein LOC105663651, giving the protein MKSGSLKSSLLKLMILVPLTLDNIVQSAVNGENHHRSGRKMNLTHAVKMSQKFVCKEPQSRAYNLRDLMRDVQQNSGESPVKPVYVVLKRCDGHSGCCTSPDMSCSPEPSAIYYDEIEIEVSSLVHRKTIPRWIRVEQHGRCFCDVTTINDRYQQELQWPNVTLV